A genomic segment from Diospyros lotus cultivar Yz01 chromosome 5, ASM1463336v1, whole genome shotgun sequence encodes:
- the LOC127801676 gene encoding basic blue protein-like translates to MALTCIFNLYKQCLVFILLPVTAVESDRMSQGRGSAMGAAAAVLGLLFFMLSCEVAQAATYNVGGAGGWTFNVVGWPKGKRFKAGDTLVFNYNPQAHNVVVVNNAGYNSCNAPPGSKVYSSGKDQIKLRKGQNFFICSFPGHCQSAMKIAVVAA, encoded by the exons ATGGCATTGACATGCATTTTCAACCTCTATAAGCAGTGTCTAGTTTTCATTCTTTTGCCCGTGACTGCCGTTGAGAGTGATAGGATGTCTCAGGGAAGAGGTAGTGCAATGGGTGCTGCAGCCGCTGTGCTGGGGCTGTTGTTTTTTATGCTTAGCTGTGAGGTGGCTCAGGCAGCCACCTACAACGTTGGTGGTGCCGGGGGCTGGACCTTTAACGTGGTTGGCTGGCCCAAGGGCAAGCGCTTTAAGGCTGGTGACACACTTG TGTTCAACTATAACCCACAGGCCCACAATGTGGTAGTTGTGAACAACGCTGGTTACAACAGCTGCAATGCCCCGCCTGGATCTAAGGTATACTCCTCCGGCAAGGATCAAATCAAGCTTAGGAAGGGACAGAACTTCTTCATCTGCAGTTTTCCTGGCCATTGTCAGTCTGCAATGAAGATTGCTGTGGTTGCAGCCTAA
- the LOC127802646 gene encoding basic blue protein has translation MSLGRGSAMGTAAAVLGLGLLFLMLSCEVAQAATYTVGDAGGWAFNMVGWPNGKSFKAGDTLVFNYDPKAHNVVAVDKAGYDSCNAPPGSKVYSSGQDQIMLKKGQNFFICSFPGHCQAAMKIAVAAA, from the exons ATGTCTCTGGGAAGAGGCAGTGCAATGGGTACTGCAGCCGCGGTGCTGGGGCTGGGGCTGTTGTTTTTGATGTTGAGCTGTGAGGTGGCTCAGGCAGCCACCTACACCGTTGGAGATGCCGGTGGCTGGGCCTTTAACATGGTTGGCTGGCCCAATGGCAAGTCCTTTAAGGCCGGTGACACACTTG TGTTCAACTACGACCCAAAGGCCCACAATGTGGTAGCTGTGGACAAGGCTGGTTACGACAGCTGCAATGCCCCACCAGGATCTAAGGTATACTCATCCGGCCAGGATCAGATAATGCTTAAGAAGGGGCAGAATTTCTTCATCTGCAGTTTTCCCGGCCATTGTCAGGCAGCAATGAAGATTGCTGTGGCTGCAGCCTAA